One genomic region from Cyanobium usitatum str. Tous encodes:
- a CDS encoding (2Fe-2S) ferredoxin domain-containing protein: MISHHLLLCATPSKALCCPDPAVGAASWDALKRLVRELGLEEPARPEGIVLRTKADCLRRCAGGPILLIWPEGTVYGGVSPERIEPILREHVIGGQPIEQWIIKRYQMSSSFKPN, translated from the coding sequence GTGATCTCGCACCACCTACTGCTCTGCGCCACTCCCAGCAAGGCCCTCTGCTGCCCCGATCCCGCCGTAGGCGCCGCTAGCTGGGATGCGCTTAAGCGCCTGGTGCGCGAGCTGGGCCTCGAGGAACCGGCCCGGCCCGAGGGGATCGTGCTGCGCACCAAGGCCGACTGCCTGCGCCGCTGCGCCGGCGGCCCCATCCTGCTGATCTGGCCGGAAGGCACCGTTTATGGCGGCGTCAGCCCCGAGCGGATCGAACCAATCCTGCGGGAGCACGTGATCGGCGGCCAGCCGATTGAGCAGTGGATCATCAAGCGCTATCAAATGTCTAGCAGCTTTAAACCGAACTGA
- a CDS encoding 1-deoxy-D-xylulose-5-phosphate reductoisomerase codes for MKALSVLGSTGSIGTQTLELAEEFPDRFQVVALTAGNNLDLLVSQIQRHGPEVVALANAERVSELRERLQALEPAARPARMPELLGGSEGLCAAAAWSTADLVVTGIVGCAGLLPTLAAIRAGKDLALANKETLIAAGPVVLPELEKSGSRLLPADSEHSAIFQCLQGTPYAETARLSTGSPTPGLRRIQLTASGGAFRDWPAADLHKATVADATSHPNWSMGRKITVDSASLMNKGLEVIEAHYLFGLDYDHIEIVIHPQSIIHSMVELADSSVLAQLGWPDMKLPILYCLSWPERLSTPWRRLDLTEVGQLSFRAPDPAKYPCMQLAYAAGRAGGTMPAVMNAANEQAVALFLEGRVHFLDIPTLIDGVCDRHQVDLMANPSLDDVLAVDAWARQAVQEAAARLKAKATAALPA; via the coding sequence GTGAAAGCCCTCTCCGTGCTCGGCTCCACCGGCTCGATCGGCACCCAAACCCTCGAACTGGCCGAGGAGTTCCCCGACCGCTTCCAGGTGGTGGCCCTCACGGCCGGCAACAACCTCGATCTATTGGTGAGTCAGATCCAGCGCCATGGTCCGGAAGTGGTAGCCCTGGCCAATGCCGAGCGCGTCAGCGAGCTGCGCGAGCGGCTGCAGGCCCTGGAGCCCGCCGCCAGGCCGGCCCGCATGCCCGAGCTGCTGGGGGGCTCTGAGGGCCTCTGTGCCGCCGCCGCCTGGTCCACGGCCGACCTGGTGGTGACCGGGATCGTGGGCTGCGCTGGCCTACTACCCACCCTGGCCGCCATCCGCGCCGGTAAGGATCTGGCCCTGGCCAATAAGGAAACCCTGATCGCCGCTGGCCCCGTGGTGCTGCCGGAGCTGGAGAAGAGCGGCTCGCGCCTACTGCCAGCTGATTCCGAGCACTCGGCGATCTTCCAGTGCCTGCAGGGCACCCCCTACGCCGAGACGGCCCGCCTCTCCACCGGCAGCCCCACCCCAGGCCTGCGCCGCATCCAGCTCACCGCCAGCGGCGGCGCCTTCCGCGATTGGCCAGCGGCAGACCTCCACAAAGCCACCGTGGCCGATGCCACCAGCCACCCCAACTGGAGCATGGGCCGCAAAATCACCGTGGATTCGGCCTCCTTAATGAACAAGGGCCTGGAGGTGATCGAGGCCCACTACCTGTTTGGTCTCGACTACGACCACATCGAGATCGTCATCCACCCCCAATCGATCATCCATTCGATGGTGGAGCTGGCCGATTCCTCGGTGCTGGCCCAGCTCGGCTGGCCCGATATGAAGCTACCCATTCTTTATTGCCTCAGCTGGCCCGAGCGCCTGAGCACCCCTTGGCGCCGGCTCGATCTCACCGAGGTGGGCCAGCTCAGCTTCCGCGCCCCCGACCCCGCCAAATACCCCTGCATGCAGCTGGCCTACGCGGCCGGCCGCGCCGGCGGCACGATGCCGGCGGTGATGAACGCCGCCAACGAACAGGCCGTGGCCCTCTTCCTTGAGGGAAGGGTCCACTTCCTCGATATCCCTACATTGATCGACGGGGTGTGTGATCGCCACCAAGTCGACCTGATGGCCAATCCCTCCCTAGACGACGTGCTGGCCGTAGACGCTTGGGCCCGTCAGGCGGTGCAGGAGGCTGCAGCCCGGCTCAAAGCCAAGGCGACAGCTGCGCTGCCGGCGTGA
- a CDS encoding RluA family pseudouridine synthase, producing MPRSDPGSCVLFADPWLLALVKPSGLLSQPGLGPELADSLISRAQERWPEVRLVHRLDRDTSGLILLARDATTHRVLSAAFAERRVRKTYLAMVQGLPADRGGIIDQPLARIATRPPRYGVVPLECGGKSAFTRWRVLRRFVGSSLLLLQPRTGRSHQLRVHLAALGHPVLGDPLYGDPLYGEPAPAPRLQLHAAGLQLLHPATGKPLHLRSRCFGDGLVGVDPLN from the coding sequence ATGCCCCGCAGTGATCCCGGCAGTTGTGTGCTCTTTGCCGATCCCTGGCTGCTGGCCCTGGTGAAGCCCTCGGGCCTGCTTAGCCAGCCGGGGCTTGGGCCCGAGCTGGCCGATTCCCTGATCAGTAGGGCCCAGGAGCGGTGGCCGGAGGTACGGCTGGTGCACCGCCTCGATCGCGATACCTCGGGGCTGATCCTGCTGGCCAGAGATGCCACCACCCATCGGGTCTTGAGTGCCGCTTTTGCCGAGCGGCGGGTGCGCAAGACCTACCTGGCCATGGTGCAGGGGCTGCCTGCGGATCGGGGCGGGATCATCGACCAGCCGCTAGCCCGGATTGCCACTCGGCCGCCCCGCTATGGGGTGGTGCCGCTGGAGTGCGGTGGCAAGTCGGCTTTCACCCGCTGGCGAGTGTTGCGGCGCTTTGTGGGCTCGAGTTTGCTGTTGCTGCAACCCCGCACCGGTCGCTCTCACCAGTTGCGGGTGCACCTGGCGGCCCTTGGCCATCCGGTGCTGGGCGACCCGCTATACGGCGACCCCCTCTACGGCGAACCAGCCCCAGCGCCGCGGCTGCAGCTCCATGCCGCCGGCCTGCAGCTGCTGCATCCGGCCACGGGCAAGCCGCTGCACCTGCGCAGCCGTTGCTTTGGCGATGGGCTGGTGGGGGTGGATCCCCTTAACTGA
- a CDS encoding type II toxin-antitoxin system VapC family toxin: MRSLVYVDSCVLIYALEDNSQFGEAARRCLANQLAEDRTLAISPLVQLECLVQPLARQQIDLLVRYQSWLRQFEWLSINDASFAHATALRAIHGLKTPDAMHLATALQHGCVALITNDNRLEKVQVDLVCLSITAST; the protein is encoded by the coding sequence TTGAGGAGCCTGGTCTATGTAGACAGCTGTGTGCTGATTTACGCCCTAGAAGACAACTCCCAGTTTGGCGAAGCAGCCCGGCGGTGCCTAGCAAATCAGCTGGCCGAGGACCGCACCCTGGCAATCTCCCCCCTGGTTCAGCTGGAATGCCTGGTGCAGCCCCTAGCCCGCCAGCAAATCGATCTGCTGGTTCGCTATCAGTCCTGGCTGCGGCAGTTTGAGTGGCTCAGCATCAACGATGCCAGCTTCGCCCATGCCACCGCACTACGCGCCATCCACGGCCTCAAAACACCTGATGCGATGCACCTGGCCACTGCTCTGCAACACGGCTGCGTAGCCCTAATAACCAACGACAACCGCCTCGAAAAGGTCCAAGTTGACCTGGTTTGTCTTTCGATCACCGCCAGCACCTGA
- a CDS encoding type II toxin-antitoxin system Phd/YefM family antitoxin, producing the protein MQVNILEAKNQLSRLVRAAQAGEEVVIAQRGIPAVRLVAVDSPPCTLDPIAWLDANPLPSHLQRSHTAIEADIQTQRASWD; encoded by the coding sequence ATGCAGGTCAACATCCTCGAAGCCAAAAATCAGCTCTCCCGCCTAGTGCGAGCCGCCCAAGCCGGTGAAGAGGTGGTAATCGCCCAGCGGGGCATCCCTGCAGTGAGGCTCGTGGCCGTGGATAGTCCACCCTGCACCCTCGACCCAATCGCCTGGCTAGACGCCAACCCCTTACCTTCCCACCTGCAACGCAGCCACACTGCGATCGAAGCCGACATCCAGACACAGCGCGCCAGTTGGGATTGA
- the cysS gene encoding cysteine--tRNA ligase: MTLRLTNTLTRRIELFEPLVPGQVSIYCCGVTVYDLCHLGHARSYIAWDVLRRYLLWCGYQVTFVQNYTDIDDKILGRAAEEGSSMQAVSERNIEAFITDMARLNILPPDRMPRATQSLDAIRSLITELEAKGAAYSADGDVYFAVMKHAGYGKLSGRDLAEQQDNAAGRVATAEEARKQHPFDFALWKGAKPGEPSWESPWGPGRPGWHIECSAMVREELGDTIDIHLGGADLIFPHHENEIAQSEAASGHELARYWLHNGMVNVGGQKMSKSLGNFTTIRALLDSGITPMTLRLFTLQAHYRKPLDFSAEALEAAATGWKGLNAALGLAASTSSADPGATPELAAARQRFAAAMDDDLNTAAALAVLFELAKPLRALANRLERGDSSAAEEARAPELVDQGQLLLDLAGVLGLQSETEAKTSTTSSGPSDAEIQAQIEQRQAAKASRDFATADGIRDGLRAQGIELIDRPGGITEWLRG; the protein is encoded by the coding sequence ATGACCTTGCGCCTCACCAACACCCTCACGCGCCGCATTGAACTGTTTGAGCCGCTGGTGCCCGGCCAGGTGAGCATCTACTGCTGCGGCGTGACGGTCTACGACCTCTGCCACCTGGGCCATGCCCGCAGCTACATCGCCTGGGATGTGCTGCGCCGCTACCTGCTCTGGTGCGGCTACCAGGTCACCTTCGTGCAGAACTACACGGACATCGACGACAAGATCCTGGGCAGGGCCGCTGAGGAGGGCAGCTCGATGCAGGCGGTTAGCGAGCGCAACATCGAGGCCTTCATAACCGACATGGCCCGCCTAAACATCCTGCCGCCCGACCGTATGCCGAGGGCTACCCAAAGCCTGGACGCCATTCGCAGCCTGATCACAGAGCTGGAAGCCAAGGGAGCCGCCTACAGCGCCGATGGCGATGTCTATTTCGCCGTGATGAAGCATGCCGGCTACGGCAAGCTCTCCGGCCGCGACCTAGCCGAGCAGCAGGACAACGCCGCCGGCCGGGTGGCGACTGCAGAGGAGGCCCGCAAGCAGCACCCCTTCGACTTCGCCCTCTGGAAAGGGGCCAAACCCGGTGAACCGAGCTGGGAGTCGCCCTGGGGTCCAGGCCGGCCCGGCTGGCATATCGAGTGCTCAGCGATGGTGCGCGAGGAGCTGGGCGACACGATCGACATCCACCTCGGTGGCGCCGACCTGATCTTTCCCCACCACGAAAACGAAATTGCCCAGTCGGAGGCGGCCAGCGGTCACGAGCTAGCCCGCTACTGGCTGCACAACGGCATGGTCAATGTGGGCGGCCAGAAGATGTCCAAATCTCTGGGCAACTTCACCACCATCCGGGCCCTGCTCGATTCCGGCATCACGCCGATGACATTGCGCCTGTTCACCCTGCAAGCCCACTACCGCAAGCCGCTCGACTTCAGCGCCGAAGCCCTCGAGGCCGCCGCCACCGGCTGGAAGGGCCTCAACGCCGCCCTGGGCCTCGCCGCCTCCACCTCAAGCGCCGACCCTGGCGCCACCCCAGAGCTCGCCGCCGCCCGCCAGCGCTTCGCCGCCGCCATGGACGACGACCTCAACACCGCCGCAGCCCTGGCGGTGCTGTTTGAGCTGGCCAAGCCCCTGCGCGCCCTCGCCAATCGGCTGGAGCGCGGCGATAGCAGCGCCGCCGAGGAGGCCCGGGCGCCAGAGCTGGTGGATCAGGGCCAGCTGCTGCTGGATCTGGCCGGAGTGCTCGGCCTCCAGAGCGAAACCGAGGCCAAAACCAGCACCACCAGCTCCGGCCCCAGCGACGCCGAGATCCAAGCCCAAATCGAACAGCGTCAGGCCGCAAAGGCCTCCCGCGACTTCGCCACGGCCGACGGCATCCGCGATGGCCTGAGGGCCCAGGGCATCGAGCTGATCGACAGGCCTGGCGGCATCACCGAATGGCTGCGGGGCTGA